In the genome of Flaviflexus ciconiae, one region contains:
- the lysS gene encoding lysine--tRNA ligase — MAIRAAKREKMIAAGIEPYPAELPVTATIAGVREEHEGLEPGTELEDTVVGIAGRVMLMRTSGKLFFATLQDGPGNRIQVMLSQKIVGEDEMARFKADVDMGDHIFIQGHVGTSRRGELSIFAHEWKMASKALRPLPKTYTKEDGEEAGLSEENRVRMRHLDLIMRPAAREMIRVRANVMKSLRSTFDNRGYVEIETPTLQPIHGGAAARPFTTHINAYDEDLYLRIATELYLKRAVVGGIDKVFEIGKNFRNEGADSTHSPEFTALEVYQSYGTYDTMAELTRALIQNAAMDSLGTTLVTLADGTEYDLGGEWTELDLYESLSEALGQEVTVQTSRDELEKIADQHDIGVAPYAVAGKIAEDLWEELVGDKLWAPTFVRDFPEDTSPLTRPHRTKPGVTEKWDLYIRGVETGTAYSELADPVIQRERLVAQSLAAADGDPEAMQLDEDFIQAMEQGFPPAGGMGMGIDRLLQAITGLGIRETIAFPYVRRR; from the coding sequence ATGGCGATCCGTGCAGCCAAGCGCGAGAAGATGATCGCCGCGGGCATTGAGCCGTACCCGGCCGAACTTCCCGTGACCGCCACAATCGCCGGTGTCCGCGAGGAGCACGAGGGTCTGGAACCCGGTACCGAGCTTGAGGACACGGTTGTCGGCATTGCGGGCCGTGTCATGCTGATGCGGACCTCCGGCAAGCTGTTCTTTGCGACCCTTCAGGACGGGCCCGGCAACCGGATCCAGGTCATGCTGTCGCAGAAGATCGTTGGCGAGGACGAGATGGCCCGCTTCAAGGCCGATGTTGATATGGGCGACCACATCTTCATTCAGGGCCACGTTGGCACATCCCGCCGCGGTGAGCTCTCGATCTTTGCTCACGAGTGGAAGATGGCATCGAAGGCACTCCGCCCCCTTCCGAAGACATACACGAAGGAAGACGGCGAAGAAGCTGGCCTCTCCGAGGAGAACCGCGTCCGCATGAGGCACCTTGACCTCATCATGCGTCCGGCTGCCCGCGAGATGATCCGGGTGCGCGCCAATGTCATGAAGTCGCTCCGTTCGACCTTCGATAATCGCGGTTATGTCGAGATCGAAACCCCGACTCTGCAGCCGATCCACGGCGGTGCGGCCGCTCGTCCATTCACCACCCACATTAACGCGTACGACGAGGACCTGTACCTGAGGATCGCAACCGAGCTCTACCTCAAGCGTGCCGTCGTCGGCGGCATCGACAAGGTCTTTGAGATCGGCAAGAACTTCCGCAACGAGGGTGCAGATTCAACGCACTCGCCCGAGTTCACGGCCCTCGAGGTCTACCAGTCTTACGGCACGTACGACACGATGGCCGAACTGACCCGCGCCCTTATCCAGAACGCGGCGATGGATTCCCTTGGAACGACCCTCGTCACCCTTGCCGACGGCACCGAGTATGACCTCGGTGGCGAATGGACTGAGCTCGACCTCTACGAGTCGCTCTCCGAGGCGCTCGGCCAGGAAGTCACCGTCCAGACCTCACGCGATGAGCTTGAGAAGATCGCTGATCAGCACGACATTGGTGTTGCTCCCTACGCCGTTGCGGGGAAGATTGCCGAGGACCTGTGGGAGGAGCTCGTTGGCGACAAGCTGTGGGCGCCCACGTTTGTCCGGGACTTCCCGGAAGACACCTCCCCGCTCACCCGCCCGCACCGCACCAAGCCCGGCGTGACGGAAAAGTGGGATCTCTACATCCGTGGCGTCGAGACGGGAACCGCCTACTCCGAGCTTGCCGACCCGGTTATTCAGCGCGAGCGCCTCGTTGCCCAGTCGCTGGCCGCAGCCGATGGCGACCCGGAGGCCATGCAACTCGATGAAGACTTCATCCAGGCCATGGAACAGGGCTTCCCGCCCGCGGGCGGCATGGGCATGGGAATCGACCGTCTCCTCCAGGCCATCACCGGCCTCGGAATCCGTGAGACAATCGCCTTCCCGTACGTCAGGCGCCGCTAA
- the glpA gene encoding anaerobic glycerol-3-phosphate dehydrogenase subunit GlpA: protein MKKMETDVVVIGGGATGAGVVRDVAMRGYRTILVDRADLGQGTTGRYHGLLHSGGRYVVSDPHSATECAEENAIVTRINADAVETTGGLFVIGPDDPLDFGDAWLKGAQETGVPHEEISVAEALRREPRLNPGIKRAFAVEDGTVDGWQMVWGAAKSAEEYGAQIFTYHEVTDIVREGDQVRAVRAIDHKTGEDIEITCNFVINAGGPWAGQIADMAECPEVNVVPGRGIMIAMNHRLVNQVVNRCIYPSDGDILVPVHTVCIIGTTDVKVEDPDNLAIPRNEVQQMLDAGEVLIPGFRNSRALHAWSGARPLVKDNRVSADDTRHMSRGMSIIDHQHRDGLNGMLTIAGGKLTTYRLMAKNIVDVMVDQLGDDRPCTTETEAVPGSKDLKTYHVTHRLEEAEKNLRKEQIVCECELMSRRQLEDLIEEQPTASFDDLRRQLRLGMGPCQGGFCSIRAAGIMQETGKADTERVTALLRKFLKNRWIGLWPILYGDQVRQTALDNWIFQGTLDMDHLPEAEEAHV from the coding sequence ATGAAAAAGATGGAAACGGATGTCGTCGTTATCGGCGGCGGCGCTACGGGAGCGGGTGTTGTCCGTGACGTAGCGATGCGCGGGTACCGCACGATCCTCGTGGATCGCGCGGACCTGGGACAGGGCACCACGGGCCGCTACCACGGCCTCCTCCACTCGGGCGGACGCTACGTCGTGTCCGACCCGCACTCGGCGACCGAGTGCGCGGAAGAGAACGCAATCGTCACTCGCATCAATGCCGATGCGGTGGAGACCACCGGCGGACTCTTCGTTATCGGCCCGGATGATCCGCTCGACTTTGGCGATGCTTGGCTGAAGGGAGCGCAGGAGACCGGAGTTCCCCACGAGGAGATCTCCGTTGCCGAGGCCCTGCGCCGCGAGCCACGACTCAACCCCGGAATCAAGCGGGCTTTTGCCGTTGAAGACGGCACGGTCGACGGCTGGCAAATGGTGTGGGGAGCCGCAAAGTCCGCCGAGGAGTATGGCGCACAGATCTTCACCTACCACGAGGTCACCGACATCGTTCGCGAGGGCGATCAGGTACGTGCCGTTCGGGCCATCGACCACAAGACCGGCGAAGACATCGAGATCACCTGCAACTTCGTCATTAACGCGGGCGGCCCCTGGGCTGGCCAGATTGCGGACATGGCGGAATGCCCCGAGGTCAACGTCGTTCCGGGCCGCGGCATCATGATCGCCATGAACCACCGCCTCGTCAATCAGGTTGTGAACCGCTGCATCTACCCCTCGGACGGCGACATCCTTGTTCCCGTTCACACGGTCTGCATTATCGGCACAACCGACGTTAAGGTCGAGGATCCCGACAACCTGGCGATCCCCCGCAACGAGGTGCAGCAGATGCTGGACGCCGGCGAAGTCCTTATCCCGGGCTTCCGCAACTCCCGTGCCCTGCACGCCTGGTCGGGCGCTCGCCCGCTCGTCAAGGACAACCGCGTCTCCGCCGACGACACGCGCCACATGTCCCGCGGCATGTCGATCATCGACCACCAGCATCGCGACGGCCTCAACGGCATGCTCACCATTGCTGGCGGTAAGCTCACGACCTACCGTCTCATGGCGAAGAACATCGTTGACGTCATGGTTGACCAGCTCGGCGATGATCGTCCGTGCACAACCGAGACCGAGGCGGTACCGGGATCGAAGGATCTCAAGACCTACCACGTCACCCACCGGCTCGAGGAGGCCGAGAAGAACCTCCGGAAGGAGCAGATCGTCTGCGAATGCGAGCTCATGAGCCGCAGGCAGCTTGAGGACCTCATCGAGGAGCAGCCCACCGCTTCCTTCGACGACCTGCGCCGCCAGCTCCGACTCGGCATGGGACCCTGCCAGGGCGGATTCTGCTCGATCCGCGCGGCGGGAATCATGCAGGAGACCGGCAAGGCCGACACCGAGCGCGTCACCGCGCTCCTCCGCAAGTTCCTGAAGAACAGGTGGATTGGCCTGTGGCCAATCCTCTACGGGGACCAGGTCCGCCAGACCGCTCTTGATAATTGGATTTTCCAGGGCACGCTCGACATGGATCACCTGCCCGAGGCCGAGGAGGCTCACGTATGA
- a CDS encoding ATP-binding protein, with product MTTNLTGDGALFDLPPEEREPQARVILVTGPSGSGKTRFTGRTGLPVVALDDFYYDDTHPGLPRKHGIIDWDSPACWDRQGALGALIKLATTGEATLPIYDIPTNSKVAERTLDLEGSPLFLAEGIFAAELVHLCRREGILADAFCISRPRLQTFWFRLMRDLDEGRKPPIPLIRRGISHMIHEPEMYRDLERKGARRVSIVEAHEALTQMLAKVRR from the coding sequence GTGACGACGAACCTCACCGGTGACGGTGCACTCTTTGATCTCCCGCCCGAGGAACGTGAGCCTCAGGCCCGGGTAATCCTCGTGACCGGCCCCTCCGGGTCCGGCAAGACGAGGTTCACGGGCCGCACCGGCCTGCCCGTCGTCGCCCTTGACGATTTTTACTACGACGACACCCACCCGGGTCTCCCTCGTAAGCACGGGATCATCGACTGGGACTCTCCCGCATGTTGGGACAGGCAGGGCGCCCTGGGCGCACTGATCAAGCTCGCCACGACTGGCGAAGCCACTCTTCCCATCTACGACATCCCCACCAACTCGAAGGTGGCAGAACGTACCCTCGACCTCGAGGGCTCACCACTTTTTCTTGCCGAAGGGATCTTTGCGGCCGAGCTTGTTCACCTGTGCCGGAGGGAAGGCATCCTCGCGGACGCCTTCTGCATTTCCCGTCCCCGCCTCCAAACCTTCTGGTTCCGGCTCATGAGGGACCTTGACGAAGGCCGCAAGCCACCCATCCCCCTTATCCGCCGCGGCATCTCCCACATGATTCACGAGCCCGAAATGTACCGGGATCTGGAACGCAAGGGAGCCCGCCGGGTCTCCATCGTCGAAGCCCACGAAGCCCTCACCCAAATGTTGGCGAAGGTCCGCCGATAA
- a CDS encoding FGGY-family carbohydrate kinase yields the protein MGIDFGTESCRVGIFDLVGSPVAFAATTYKTTHPAPGWAEQSPIDWWGALVASTHRVMERAGLQPHQIAGISYDATTMTVVALDKTGEALRPAIMWMDVRATEQAARVAETKSTARRYTGNGTLPPTAEWFPFKAAWLRENEPDTYRNAYRIVDAPDWLTYQLTGEWTLNINTAAHRMYYDRDNGGWPTDLYEEAGAGDVFEKLPETVNDLGVPVGGLANRAAEQLGLIPGTPVAQGGGDAWHGQIGLNVLRPGKMTLVTGSSHVMSGQSPEPVSGPGFFGGYTDGVVPGQYTVETSLVSSGSVLKWFKDNFCPDIEAAAQSTGLNTYDIMNQRSADIPIGCDGLLINEYFQGNRTPYSDSKARGVITGLSLSHSREHMYKAIQEAVCYGVEANMRKLADAGFEVKQFVACGGSTKSRSWMQMHSDVTGIPITLTEVGDAVTLGSCILAAAGAGLYDSVQDAADNMVHEREHIEPDMAKHEQYKFFADQYVAQYPLVQEHVHTTVDYVDSLRKNA from the coding sequence ATGGGCATCGACTTCGGCACCGAGTCGTGCCGTGTCGGCATTTTCGACCTTGTCGGGTCGCCCGTTGCGTTTGCTGCGACGACCTACAAGACGACCCACCCGGCGCCGGGCTGGGCCGAGCAGTCCCCGATCGACTGGTGGGGCGCTCTCGTCGCCTCGACGCACCGCGTCATGGAGCGCGCTGGCCTCCAGCCGCACCAGATTGCCGGCATTTCCTACGATGCGACGACGATGACCGTCGTGGCGCTCGACAAGACCGGTGAGGCTCTGCGCCCAGCAATCATGTGGATGGACGTCCGTGCAACCGAGCAGGCCGCACGCGTTGCCGAGACGAAGTCGACGGCCCGTCGCTACACCGGCAACGGCACCCTTCCTCCCACCGCCGAATGGTTCCCCTTCAAGGCTGCCTGGCTGCGCGAGAATGAGCCGGACACCTACAGGAACGCCTACCGCATTGTTGATGCTCCGGACTGGCTCACCTACCAGCTGACCGGCGAGTGGACACTCAACATCAACACCGCCGCTCACCGCATGTACTACGACCGTGACAACGGTGGCTGGCCGACCGACCTCTACGAGGAGGCCGGCGCGGGCGACGTTTTCGAGAAGCTTCCGGAGACCGTGAACGACCTCGGTGTTCCCGTCGGTGGCCTCGCTAACCGCGCCGCCGAGCAGCTCGGCCTGATCCCCGGCACCCCCGTTGCGCAGGGTGGCGGCGACGCCTGGCACGGTCAGATCGGCCTCAACGTTCTGCGCCCGGGCAAGATGACCCTCGTGACGGGCTCCTCGCACGTCATGTCCGGCCAGTCTCCGGAACCCGTTTCTGGCCCCGGTTTCTTCGGCGGCTACACGGACGGTGTTGTTCCCGGTCAGTACACGGTCGAGACCTCGCTCGTGTCCTCCGGTTCGGTCCTCAAGTGGTTCAAGGACAACTTCTGCCCCGATATCGAGGCGGCCGCGCAGTCGACGGGTCTCAACACCTACGACATCATGAACCAGCGTTCCGCCGATATCCCGATCGGTTGCGACGGTCTGCTCATCAACGAGTACTTCCAGGGCAACCGCACCCCGTACTCCGACTCGAAGGCCCGCGGTGTCATCACCGGCCTGTCGCTTTCGCACAGCCGTGAGCACATGTACAAGGCCATCCAGGAAGCCGTCTGCTACGGCGTCGAAGCCAACATGCGCAAGCTTGCTGACGCTGGCTTCGAGGTCAAGCAGTTCGTTGCCTGCGGTGGCTCCACGAAGTCGCGCAGCTGGATGCAGATGCACTCCGACGTCACCGGTATTCCGATCACACTCACGGAGGTCGGCGATGCTGTGACCCTCGGCTCCTGCATTCTCGCAGCCGCCGGTGCCGGCCTGTACGACTCGGTGCAGGACGCTGCCGACAACATGGTGCACGAGCGCGAGCACATCGAGCCCGACATGGCCAAGCACGAGCAGTACAAGTTCTTCGCGGACCAGTACGTTGCTCAGTACCCGCTTGTCCAGGAGCACGTCCACACGACCGTCGACTACGTCGATAGCCTCCGCAAGAACGCGTAA
- a CDS encoding zinc-binding dehydrogenase: MRAAVLVGPGQLEMRDVPTPKAGPGELVLKVAANTVCGTDGRILRGEKTAGVRPGVIMGHEFSGYVHEIGAGVEGFDEGQLVGVMPTVPCLRCYYCENHLEHMCVDAKLFGYWIDGGLAEYVLVNDAAIQRGAIVPALPGSNPAEIALAEPLGCVLNGVDNYQVHIGDSVLIVGAGPIGLLHTIVAKQKGASQIIVVNRSPERLEIAKQVGATHTALTGDVNVPEFVKDLTGGLGANVAVQCIGALDLFQTALLSVRNGGRVNAFAGFPKGQMASIDPNLIHYNELTVTGGSNMGRNNYRKAVQLIGDGTINVGALLTEPFKLEDAAAAIEHVSAGKGIKTAVVPS; this comes from the coding sequence ATGCGCGCTGCAGTACTTGTCGGGCCCGGTCAGCTCGAGATGAGGGACGTTCCCACGCCAAAGGCGGGACCCGGTGAACTGGTCCTCAAGGTCGCAGCTAACACCGTCTGCGGAACCGACGGAAGGATCCTCCGCGGAGAAAAGACCGCGGGCGTACGCCCCGGTGTCATCATGGGCCACGAATTCTCCGGCTACGTCCACGAGATCGGCGCCGGCGTCGAAGGCTTCGACGAGGGACAGCTCGTTGGCGTCATGCCAACCGTGCCCTGCCTGCGCTGCTACTACTGCGAAAACCACCTTGAGCACATGTGTGTCGACGCTAAGCTCTTCGGCTACTGGATCGACGGTGGCCTAGCCGAATATGTCCTCGTCAACGACGCTGCAATCCAGCGCGGTGCCATCGTTCCCGCACTCCCCGGTAGCAACCCGGCCGAGATTGCGCTCGCGGAGCCCCTCGGATGTGTGCTGAACGGTGTGGATAACTACCAGGTGCACATTGGTGACTCCGTCCTTATCGTTGGCGCGGGCCCGATTGGTCTGTTGCACACGATAGTGGCGAAGCAGAAGGGTGCCTCGCAGATCATTGTTGTTAACCGTTCACCGGAGCGCCTCGAGATCGCCAAGCAGGTTGGCGCCACCCACACCGCACTCACCGGTGATGTGAATGTGCCGGAGTTCGTCAAGGACCTCACCGGCGGCCTCGGCGCCAATGTTGCGGTTCAGTGCATCGGCGCCCTCGACCTCTTCCAGACCGCCCTCCTGTCCGTCCGCAATGGCGGACGTGTCAACGCATTTGCTGGCTTCCCGAAGGGGCAGATGGCGAGCATCGATCCGAACCTCATCCACTACAACGAGCTCACCGTCACCGGTGGCTCGAACATGGGGCGGAACAACTACCGCAAGGCCGTCCAGCTTATCGGCGACGGCACAATCAACGTTGGTGCTTTGCTCACCGAGCCATTCAAGCTTGAGGATGCTGCCGCAGCTATCGAACACGTCAGCGCAGGCAAGGGCATCAAGACAGCAGTTGTGCCCAGCTAG
- a CDS encoding SMP-30/gluconolactonase/LRE family protein, producing the protein MALASSPFGDPVAEPAFWDDSNLRFNEGGCDPWGNLYCGSMAYDRTEGAGQLFRVSPSGEKTVVLPHVSTSNGIAFSPDGTLAYYNDTKLRQTDVFDVIDKRLINRRPFASSDGASNDGLTVDSEGNIWVAMNRHGKVRLYSPDAEILTEIQLPVQLVTACTLGGPDMRTLFITTSRENLEDPEPEAGAVFAVEVDVPGMPVAEYGG; encoded by the coding sequence ATTGCCCTTGCCTCTTCGCCCTTCGGCGATCCGGTTGCCGAACCTGCCTTCTGGGACGACTCGAACCTTCGCTTCAACGAGGGCGGCTGCGATCCCTGGGGCAACCTCTACTGCGGGTCCATGGCATACGACCGTACGGAAGGGGCCGGCCAGCTCTTCCGGGTCAGCCCGAGCGGCGAAAAGACTGTCGTCCTCCCGCACGTCTCCACCTCGAACGGTATTGCATTCTCCCCCGACGGCACTCTCGCCTACTACAACGATACGAAGCTTCGTCAGACCGATGTCTTTGACGTCATCGATAAGCGCCTCATCAACCGTAGGCCGTTCGCCTCGTCGGACGGCGCCAGCAACGATGGTCTGACGGTCGACTCAGAGGGCAATATCTGGGTGGCAATGAACCGTCACGGCAAGGTGCGTCTCTACTCCCCCGACGCCGAGATTCTCACGGAGATCCAGCTTCCTGTTCAGCTGGTCACGGCGTGCACACTGGGAGGACCGGACATGCGCACCCTGTTCATCACAACATCGCGCGAAAACCTTGAGGATCCGGAGCCGGAAGCAGGAGCGGTGTTCGCGGTCGAGGTAGACGTGCCGGGCATGCCCGTTGCCGAGTACGGCGGCTGA
- a CDS encoding KUP/HAK/KT family potassium transporter yields the protein MKNVLRVDSLLAISALGIVFGDIGTSPLYAMHALFSHALIPRSTEAITGIISLVIWALLTVVSIKYIIVLLSVDNDGDGGIMALSALVMRSVKQWVPKFAIVAGIVGAGLFYGDGLITPAISVMSATEGLAGVSPSLESWAVPFSILIVLGLFSVQHFGTGKVGALFGPTMLVWFLVLALLGLPQIATHPGVLLALLPHTGLLFIFNYPLAAFIALGTIVLVVTGAEALYADMGHFGPNPIRVAWFAIAFPCLAINYLGQGAFLLANPTVSDNPFFAMGPSWSTLPLGLLAACAAVVASQSVISGVFSLTRQAERLGCLPYVRAVQTSARARGQIYLPPVNALLCIGVIALIVFFQSSTALAGAYGLAVTSTFLLTSVLLVAYMRAVRRWNRVQVVSFIMTVGAAETIFFVSGLTKIVSGGWIPLTISVAMCAVMVTWRKGRSLLSTQHQQFIDDRDHFLRTPGLTVVPGTAIYHHVDHRTTPSALLLSAMAFGAIHDRIIAVSIVTMPVPHVHVMKRYTVHSTFRTMYPLRYENVTIRFGFKDDINIPAALEEAVAQGLMSQIKNPLYITTEAHFPPENPGVLPRWQRALFLTLYRISSRPTSRFRLPADRSLVIGLNARM from the coding sequence ATGAAAAATGTATTGCGGGTGGATTCACTCCTCGCAATCAGTGCTCTCGGTATTGTCTTTGGGGATATCGGGACATCCCCGCTTTACGCCATGCATGCGCTGTTTTCGCATGCCCTTATCCCTCGCTCTACGGAGGCGATTACGGGGATTATCTCCCTCGTCATATGGGCTCTCTTAACGGTCGTCTCGATCAAGTACATCATTGTTCTCCTATCGGTCGACAATGATGGTGACGGCGGAATCATGGCGCTATCTGCTCTTGTCATGAGGTCGGTGAAGCAGTGGGTTCCCAAATTTGCGATCGTTGCGGGGATTGTCGGTGCGGGCCTGTTCTACGGCGATGGCCTTATTACCCCAGCTATTTCAGTCATGTCAGCAACCGAGGGTCTCGCTGGGGTCAGCCCGTCCCTTGAGTCCTGGGCCGTTCCGTTTTCCATCCTTATCGTTCTTGGCCTCTTCTCCGTTCAGCATTTTGGGACCGGGAAGGTTGGGGCGCTATTTGGCCCGACGATGCTTGTCTGGTTCCTTGTTCTGGCACTCCTGGGCCTGCCCCAGATAGCTACCCACCCCGGTGTTCTTTTAGCGCTTCTCCCCCATACCGGCCTGCTGTTCATCTTCAATTATCCGCTCGCCGCTTTCATTGCTCTTGGCACCATCGTCCTTGTTGTCACCGGAGCCGAGGCCCTTTACGCAGACATGGGGCACTTTGGCCCCAACCCGATCAGGGTTGCATGGTTCGCGATCGCATTCCCCTGTCTCGCGATTAACTACCTGGGGCAGGGAGCTTTCCTTTTGGCCAACCCCACAGTGAGCGACAATCCGTTCTTTGCGATGGGGCCGTCGTGGTCAACGCTCCCACTTGGCCTGCTTGCTGCGTGCGCTGCTGTTGTAGCCTCCCAGTCGGTCATCTCCGGCGTATTCTCCCTCACCCGTCAGGCAGAACGCCTGGGCTGCCTGCCTTACGTCCGTGCCGTCCAAACGTCCGCACGTGCGCGCGGGCAGATCTACCTTCCACCAGTTAATGCTCTGCTCTGCATTGGCGTCATTGCCCTGATCGTGTTCTTCCAGTCGTCGACCGCCCTCGCGGGCGCCTACGGATTAGCGGTCACATCAACATTTCTTCTCACTTCAGTCCTTCTTGTCGCCTACATGAGAGCAGTAAGACGCTGGAACCGGGTCCAAGTCGTCTCTTTCATCATGACGGTTGGCGCCGCGGAGACCATCTTTTTCGTCTCTGGCCTCACCAAGATCGTGTCGGGCGGATGGATCCCTCTGACAATCTCGGTTGCTATGTGTGCCGTCATGGTGACGTGGCGCAAGGGCCGGTCTCTGCTCAGCACCCAACATCAACAGTTCATTGATGATCGGGACCATTTCCTCAGGACTCCGGGCCTGACGGTCGTCCCCGGCACCGCCATCTACCATCATGTCGATCACCGCACGACACCGTCGGCACTTCTGTTATCAGCAATGGCATTCGGTGCCATCCACGACAGGATCATCGCGGTTTCGATAGTGACGATGCCGGTGCCTCACGTCCACGTCATGAAGAGGTACACGGTACATTCAACCTTCCGAACCATGTACCCATTGCGCTACGAGAACGTGACGATCAGGTTCGGGTTCAAGGACGACATCAACATTCCGGCCGCCCTCGAGGAAGCCGTCGCCCAGGGTCTCATGTCGCAGATCAAGAATCCCTTGTACATCACGACCGAAGCGCACTTCCCACCGGAAAATCCAGGGGTCCTGCCAAGATGGCAGAGAGCCCTTTTCTTGACCCTTTACCGGATCTCGTCCCGCCCAACTAGCCGATTCAGGCTCCCGGCAGACCGTTCACTCGTCATCGGCCTCAATGCCAGGATGTAA